Proteins co-encoded in one Streptomyces diastaticus subsp. diastaticus genomic window:
- a CDS encoding polyphosphate polymerase domain-containing protein, translated as MASRLHAFNRFELKYLVPVERAAGIRDELAERMDRDAHCPAGGYGVWSLYYDTPQLRFYWEKIEGLKFRRKLRIRHYGDLDGVTDASPVCVEIKQRVNRVTQKRRITLPYGVARQLCDGRELVPHSTRERAFVEEVLELIVRLNLRPAAITGYQREALVGRDADTGLRVTLDRRVRGRDRDFHFGTRTPENRFTVPPHLAVMEIKVNERTPYWITDLAARRDLTLVRVSKYVQSIEAFGLAPRSVFHIDEADYPPPPSHAQQQAQDAPMKAGAQ; from the coding sequence GTGGCGAGCCGGCTGCACGCGTTCAACCGGTTCGAGCTGAAGTACCTGGTCCCGGTGGAGCGGGCGGCCGGGATCCGGGACGAGCTGGCGGAGCGGATGGACCGCGACGCGCACTGCCCGGCCGGCGGTTACGGGGTGTGGAGCCTCTACTACGACACGCCCCAGTTGCGGTTCTACTGGGAGAAGATCGAGGGGCTGAAGTTCCGGCGCAAGCTGCGTATCCGGCACTACGGCGACCTGGACGGCGTCACCGACGCGTCGCCGGTCTGCGTGGAGATCAAGCAGCGGGTCAACCGCGTCACGCAGAAGCGGCGCATCACCCTTCCCTACGGCGTCGCCAGGCAACTGTGCGACGGCCGGGAGCTGGTGCCGCACTCGACGCGGGAACGTGCCTTCGTCGAGGAGGTGCTGGAGCTGATCGTGCGGCTGAACCTCCGGCCCGCCGCGATCACCGGCTACCAGCGCGAGGCCCTGGTCGGCCGTGACGCGGACACCGGGCTGCGGGTCACCCTCGACCGGCGGGTGCGCGGCCGGGACCGCGACTTCCACTTCGGCACGCGGACCCCGGAGAACCGGTTCACCGTCCCGCCGCACCTGGCGGTGATGGAGATCAAGGTCAACGAGCGCACCCCGTACTGGATCACCGACCTGGCCGCGCGGCGCGACCTCACCCTCGTGCGGGTCTCGAAGTACGTGCAGTCCATCGAGGCGTTCGGGCTCGCGCCGCGCTCGGTCTTCCACATAGACGAGGCGGACTACCCGCCTCCCCCTTCCCACGCACAGCAGCAGGCGCAGGACGCGCCCATGAAAGCAGGAGCACAGTGA
- a CDS encoding DUF4956 domain-containing protein — MNFDLDLQELSGTFSVADVVAAMVLSFLLSTVIGYVYRYTHRNVSYSQSYVQTLVIVGMVVALIMLVVGSNLARAFSLVGALSVIRFRNAIKETRDVGFVFLAMAIGMACGARFYTLAAVGAVVICAVVVFMHKFDWFALDVQRQVVKVQVPAGEDHTPQIRDVLIKYTSEFELVSTETIRGGALNEVFYTVRLKKGTAPGELVSALQARTSGQRVTVLTGYDSTDL, encoded by the coding sequence GTGAATTTCGATCTCGATCTCCAGGAGCTGAGCGGTACGTTCAGCGTCGCGGACGTGGTGGCGGCGATGGTCCTGTCGTTCCTGCTGTCCACGGTCATCGGCTACGTGTACCGCTACACGCACCGCAACGTCTCCTACAGCCAGTCCTACGTGCAGACCCTGGTCATCGTCGGCATGGTGGTCGCGCTCATCATGCTGGTGGTCGGCTCGAACCTGGCGCGGGCCTTCTCCCTGGTCGGGGCCTTGTCGGTGATCCGGTTCCGGAACGCGATCAAGGAGACGAGGGACGTCGGCTTCGTCTTCCTCGCCATGGCGATCGGCATGGCGTGCGGTGCGCGCTTCTACACGCTGGCCGCCGTCGGCGCCGTGGTGATCTGCGCGGTCGTCGTCTTCATGCACAAGTTCGACTGGTTCGCGCTCGACGTCCAGCGCCAGGTGGTGAAGGTCCAGGTCCCGGCCGGTGAGGACCACACCCCGCAGATCCGCGACGTACTGATCAAGTACACCAGCGAGTTCGAGCTGGTCAGCACCGAGACCATCCGGGGCGGCGCGCTGAACGAGGTCTTCTACACGGTCCGGCTCAAGAAGGGCACCGCACCCGGCGAGCTGGTGAGCGCGCTCCAGG